From a region of the Betaproteobacteria bacterium genome:
- a CDS encoding DoxX family protein translates to YWGILLFVTLFHGPGKLSLDHLIRTKFAR, encoded by the coding sequence GTACTGGGGGATCCTGCTGTTCGTGACCCTGTTTCACGGTCCCGGCAAGCTCTCCCTCGACCACCTGATCCGCACGAAGTTCGCGCGCTGA